The sequence ttttttatatgaaatggTACAATTAAATCTAAAACATAATAAATTTAGTTAATAAATTTCATTATACTTTCAAtcaaattcttttgatttgaaaaataaaataattcttaCATCTGTAAAATATATCAACAGATAATGATCAGGCCTCATCATCAAAATCGATGTCTCAATTAGTAATTTGATATGTCCTCTTTTGGAATCCAAAGACTGATTTATGATATGGCAGAGAATAGCAAAGGTCTTTTCCCTTCCATCAAAATAGAACCACATGAAAATATGAAATGTGAAAGGCACTCAAATCAAACGTGGACTGCCGACATTGCTCTACTcgggggaggggaagaaaaggaaatcaGATCCTCTCCATCCATCCGGCTGTACCATTCGAACCCCATCTCACAACAAAGGTGGTCCCCACacccatggatggtgtgagtTGCGGTTGCAGGGTACGCCCGGATGGAGAGATCCAAATTCGAAATCCATATCACAATTAAAAAAGACAATAAAAGAGAACAGTGTATGCTTCACGTTCATGCAAACTGCCATTACACAGTTGTCCTTGTCCTATTATAGTTGGAAACACTACAAAGTAGTATATGCATCTCATATGTACTGCGTATTATAACCGAAGTATCTGTATCTCTAAAGTATGTATTATGAACCAATGTACGTAGAAGTGAAACAGTCCTGGAAGAGCCGCAACATTTACACAATTACCGCTTGTGTAAGTACATTAGGAAAACAAGAACTATTCCAACCAACCAGCCCAGAAATTCCACTGTTCGCATTTTCTCCAGTGTTGGCTAACTCTATGGCTCGTTCTCGCCTATCTGCAAcaaaccaaaaccgataaaTTACAAATGAACAATTGTAACAGTAGACAGGTAATGCCTAAGCAAATATAATGAAAATTGATTTCAAGGTATCAATAACAGAAGCAATTTCACTTCCCTGAATGATCAAACATGCTTGGAAAGATTTAATCTCAATTAAGAAATGAACAGTACTTTACAGTTGATTAAGTACTAGAGCAGGTTTTTAAATATGTGTAAATCCAGAGCAGAAAATCTGTGTAAATGCTTACCTCCCCGTTATGGACCTCGGAAGTCGACCTGTCAGAATCGTCATCCTTAGCTCCGTCTCCAGCGCCGTTCTGATGATGCAGAAATTTTAGAACTCTACTTCCGGAATATGAAGAAGGGTAAACAGTCATCATAAACGGAAAAAAGGTGTTACAGCTTTCTGGTTATATGATTTCAGAGCCTTTTCATAATCAGCCTTTCTCTTGTCAGCTTTAGCAACATAAGGAGCCTTCTCCTGATAGAAATATTAACATCATAATAAAATCAGAAACGTACTAAATGAGTACTAGTTGTCAATTGAAGGAAATTAAATAATAGAAGCGACATTATATCTATTTTTCCTAATTCTGCATCCGAAGTTTACTCTAGATCGCTTATAACTAAAAGATCTGGCAATTATTTGCATTTTCTCGCTCGAATTTATACACCTTCTTCCATTGATCGGATCTGTGAGAAAACTTACAGAATCAGACATTGATTTCCATTTTTCTCCGCCGGCTTTCCCAACCTGCACTTAACAAATCTCAGAAACTAATTGACGACAGAAAGCACCGAAACGAACGAAGAAACAGGAAGTACTACCAAAAGTTGCATTTAGGCAAAACATTACAGAGTTTCAAAACTTACAGCAGAAACAGATTTGTTATCAGGAAAGTTCTCTTTATACATCTTCCGGAACTCCTCCCTGTCGTTCGCATCATCACAGAGACAAAATAAATCCGGTCTAAAGTTGAACATAATATGCAGATCTGATGGATCACTTTCATTACATAGCGATAGGAATCTGATCTAGGCAAAGAAAAACTAACATGAAAACGAAGAACGCTCCAGCTGGTCTTTTCGGAGCATCAGGATCTTTCTTCCTTGATTTGTCTTTCTTCACATTAGGATCTGTGTTGAGTTTCTTCGCAACTCTAGAGAAAACGTCGAAGGATCGAGATCAAAATACAAGAATACCAGGAATGGCATATAGAAATTAAAAgatcaaaaacagaaaatacGAAACCAGTAAAACGGATTTAAAGGAGCTTTACCGCGATTGCGCTTCAGGTTTCTTGTGAGAAATCGAAGTAATTGCTGGTCTTCTCATGGCGTCTTTGCAGTTTGCGAtgagcagagagagagaaggcaaaATGCCAACTGAGGAGACGAAGCGAGAAAGAAAAAACGAGAGTTGAGAAAAGATACAAATGAGAGTGAGCGGAAGGTATTTGTAGAGAATTCGGATCGAATTTCGATTTTCTGGCGGGAATGAATATTTcgttttgtttctctcttattACCACTCTCCACCAATAAGATAAAGCCACGTAGCGTGATTCTGTTACGAGCAGAAAAAAGATATCTATAGTCGTTTCACGGAAACTTCTCTCCCCTATCAGGCCGAAAGGCCAACGATATAGTCCCATTCGGAATCTCGGATAGTTGACTTGGATCAACCTATTCCAGAGTCAAATCTTTCTCGAATTGGTCTCGACTAGGCCTAACTTGGTTAGACCGGTTTGTATAGAATCGTGGGTCTGGGAAGAGGTAGATATGTAATGGTGTCAGCCTGTCGGTTCGGTCTGGTTTTTATTTGGCTGAATCGATTTCAGGGTGACACTGGTTGaatccgaaaccaaaccaaaaacgTAAGGTTCGTTTTGGTTGACTTTGGTTTGCTTTGGATTCTGTTTTCTCTTATCAGGTAGTAAGCAGTTTGATATCGAGTCCGGATTGGTTTGGGTTCCGTTTGCCTTGTATATATTTACATAATTATGGAATTTCGGGTTGGTATCGGTTTGGGTTCAGCTATGATCCTATTTTCCATGTTTGGTACAGTTTTCGATTGGTCCAATGTGAGATTTTTAACCATTTCCACAATACCTCAAACCAAAGCCAACCAAAGAAGGAATTGGTTCGATTCAATTTGGGCTCTTTTGATCGGTTTAACAAGTTAGTTTAGGATTTGACAACCCTATGTACATAACTTTATCCTTGTTTCGGGGAGATATtgtttttctaataaaatacgTATTCACCAGGTCATTCCGCTACTCTTCAATTAATTGGGTATTTAATAAGTGATCCAAGGGCTGGGAGGACCCGGACATGCATCCCAATACATGGACACGTGTCCCTAGATCCTCTCAATCCTTACATCATTAATTGGGTACCCAATTAATTAAAGAGGGTATTTTCCATCACAAGATTGTAATAAAGCAACCTTAATTGCCCTTGAGTTGATGCAAGGGCTACATGATCAATCAACAATCTCTTTCtcattatattttaatattaaatgGGGAGAGAACGTTGTTCGTCTAGCCTTGTTTTCAAGGGGGCTATGAAAAGAATTTACTAACCGCAAACAAATTGCGATTCAAATTTTCTTCATTTACATCACAGGTCTAATGCTACTTCCATCCGGGCATAGAGGTCTTGCCTTGTATTTTGAAATCTAAATACTTCAATTTTCACTTGGGATCTCAAAAGGCACAAATTTAGAAAAGTTAATCCAATTAGCTTGGTAATTTTATTGCGCCCTTAGAAGGACCCTTCAGAAGAAAAGCAAGAATATGTATATCCAGCTTATGCAAATTGATTCCTGAAAGTTTCTATGTACAAACAACTCATGCATGTGTGGTttagtttggactttggagcatagttagcaaattcggattcgggaattattcgggcggagaattattcggaataattcggttgattaatttaaggattcggtcaaaaaagcggtcaaaaaagcttattgggtttttttttattattattatttttttttggttttttttttaaatactatttaagtggaccgaataattcggttttattcggattcggtccgaattattcgcgttttatattcgcTTTTGAAAAAAacgcgaattttaccgaattttatttttaattcggattcggtcagaatttttgataaaattcgaaaaaattcggttcggccgaataattcgcgaattattcggccgaattgataacactggtttGGAGAGAAGCAATTATGGGTGTGAAATGTAAATTGAAATTGTTCACCAAAATTAAATCGaatcgtttaaaaaaaaaaaaaaaactagatccgttttgattttaagaagtgaaaccatttattaaacggttcaattttaattttaagaaGTAAAACCATTTAAGCTGTCGAGTTTGAATCGATTAAAAACTATTAAAACTGGTATGCTATTGAACTAATAATACATacaaaaacaattaaaaaaaaaaagttagtcaTAGCATCCTATATACGCTTTCCAGTGTTTTGAAGGGGATTTATACCGTGTAAATTATTTTAAACTGTTTTTATTATTAGATCACAGTTTTTGCAGAGATGTTCAGGCTGTGTTTGGAATGCATTATGGACCAAGAACACATTTTGGACGgttaaaaacattgtttggtaaacattccattctcaaaattcTAGAACATGGTCAACAATGCAACCCATTCTGGAATGggatatttttctattttgcattCTCCATTCTCCAATTCTCAGTACAACCCGATGAAAATAGCTCTGCCACTAATCTTATGAAAGACACCTTCTCTCCTAAGGAATAACGTCTCATTCTTTCAAATCTCTAAAaactacttttctttctctctaaaAATCACTTCTCCCAATAAACTCCAACGAATGTCGATGTGAAAGCGGAGAGTTTTCACCAACCCTTGGCACTTGAGGGATTGATTCAAGCAATACTATCTAAggaaccattcaaaattttttatttttatttgtgagtCATTGATATAATGTTATCGAAGAGATTCTGCCcatgaggtgtttgataaaatgtctgAGCATTCTAACATCAAAAAATACATTATAAATAATCattttatccaaacaatgttctcattctcaGTTAAGAACACATTCTGTATTTTCAGAAAGGAAATGCATATTCTCAGAATGGGAATACATTCCAAACACAACCTCAATTTTTTAGCCCAAAAGCAAAAGCTTTATTTATTGGGCTTAAAAGTCGATTTATTCTAGATTGGGTCCAAAACTATTAAAACAAACcagcaaataataaaaaacaaaacctgtaaaaatcATTTAGCCCGAATAAACGGCTCGGATATGGTTTCAATCTCCCTTAATTTCTTCAGTCGAGTCAGAGCTGGGCTCGTTCCAGGACCGTGGTCGCACCCCAAACTTAAGGAACAATTCCATTTCCAGCTTCTCAAACACCCTTTTCCTTTCCAGAAACTCGTTCCATACTCCACTCACTGAGCAGTAACTGTTGTTATGAGGTGGGTGATGGTGGTCATGTTGTGAGGGTGAGATGAGCACACTAGCATCTTGCAACGCCACCACTAATGGAGGGAGACGACTCTTGGTCCCATGGGCCCATGCATGGATCTGTAGGCTAAACATGATACACCC is a genomic window of Macadamia integrifolia cultivar HAES 741 chromosome 13, SCU_Mint_v3, whole genome shotgun sequence containing:
- the LOC122060024 gene encoding high mobility group B protein 3-like — translated: MRRPAITSISHKKPEAQSRVAKKLNTDPNVKKDKSRKKDPDAPKRPAGAFFVFMEEFRKMYKENFPDNKSVSAVGKAGGEKWKSMSDSEKAPYVAKADKRKADYEKALKSYNQKANGAGDGAKDDDSDRSTSEVHNGEIGENEP